The following coding sequences lie in one Miscanthus floridulus cultivar M001 chromosome 9, ASM1932011v1, whole genome shotgun sequence genomic window:
- the LOC136481874 gene encoding uncharacterized protein At4g06598-like, with amino-acid sequence MMMANAKLHKQALLPPRSPFPTAAPSPYADRGPIARPQVGAAHHRHGHHQRTSSESFIEEQPPLWLDDLLNEPETPAARQSSGRAGHRRSSSDSFTLFDGGAAGAGAGAYANGFEVGMGRGGGQPAPWGGVQEYYAKSASFGRAHGRPWEQGMPNSAGFRHGGGLPMPTKDKVGGHHGPPNVSREHDHSMDKRTPDDAGHDQKVGDKEGVLPKHAQSEADNKRAKQQYAQRSRVRKLQYIAELEGRVQALQSEGVEVSAEMEFLTQQNIMLDLENKALKQRLESLAQEQLIKRFQQEMFEREIGRLRSLYQQQQQQQQVPALVRSNSRDLDVQFANLSLKHKDPNAGRDALSGPLRT; translated from the exons ATGATGATGGCGAACGCGAAGCTCCATAAGCAGGCGCTGCTACCGCCGCGGAGCCCCTTCCCGACGGCGGCGCCGTCGCCGTACGCCGACCGCGGCCCAATCGCGCGGCCGCAGGTTGGCGCCGCGCACCACCGGCACGGCCACCACCAGCGCACGTCGTCCGAGAGCTTCATCGAGGAGCAGCCGCCGCTGTGGCTCGACGACCTGCTCAACGAGCCCGAGACGCCCGCGGCGCGGCAGAGTAGCGGCCGGGCTGGGCACCGCAGGTCGTCCAGCGACTCGTTCACGCTGTTTGACGGTGGAGCTGCTGGCGCCGGTGCCGGTGCTTACGCCAATGGCTTCGAGGTGGGGATGGGGAGAGGAGGCGGGCAGCCTGCGCCGTGGGGCGGTGTGCAGGAGTACTATGCCAAGTCGGCATCGTTTGGGAGGGCGCATGGCCGGCCGTGGGAGCAAGGCATGCCGAATTCGGCGGGTTTCAGGCATGGTGGTGGCCTGCCAATGCCCACAAAAGATAAGGTTGGCGGGCACCATGGGCCACCGAATGTGTCGAGGGAGCATGACCATAGCATGGATAAGAGAACTCCTGATGATGCTGGCCATGATCAAAAGGTTGGAGACAAGGAGGGTGTGCTGCCGAAGCATGCACAGTCAGAGGCGGACAACAAGCGTGCTAAACA GCAATATGCTCAGAGGTCCCGTGTCCGGAAGCTGCAGTATATTGCAGAGCTTGAAGGTAGAGTCCAGGCATTACAG TCAGAAGGGGTAGAAGTGTCTGCTGAAATGGAGTTCCTTACCCAGCAGAATATTATGCTCGACCTGGAAAACAAAGCCTTGAAGCAAAGACTGGAGAGTCTAGCTCAGGAACAACTTATTAAACGCT TTCAACAGGAGATGTTTGAGCGGGAAATTGGTCGTCTCAGGTCCCTATatcagcaacagcaacagcagcaACAGGTTCCTGCTCTTGTTCGTAGTAACAGCAGAGACCTTGATGTGCAGTTTGCCAACTTGTCTCTGAAACACAAAGACCCCAATGCGGGCCGGGATGCTCTCTCTGGGCCTCTTCGTACTTAG
- the LOC136481873 gene encoding DNA-directed RNA polymerases I and III subunit RPAC2-like produces MEHGSLTDSTSSTFSIMEEDHTLANSARFVLNQDPRVAFCGYSIPHPAEKKVNIRVQTTGDAAKDVLKDALQNLMIMCQHVRGTLDNAVANHRAKNTTAEEMDVDRK; encoded by the exons ATGGAGCACGGGTCATTGACGGACTCGACCTCATCAACCTTCTCCATCATGGAGGAGGACCACACCCTTGCCAACTCCGCCAGATTCGTCCTCAACCAGGA CCCAAGGGTAGCATTTTGTGGATACAGCATCCCTCATCCTGCTGAGAAGAAAGTCAACATAAGAGTTCAGACAACAG GAGATGCAGCAAAGGATGTACTGAAAGATGCTTTGCAGAATCTGATGATTATGTGCCAACATGTCAGAGGGACATTGGACAACGCCGTGGCTAACCATAGAGCAAAAAATACTACTGCAGAAGAAATGGATGTTGATCGGAAATAG